The region agaattgttcagtattaaagtgagccattatgcaagatatgttgcattcaatagagagtttgcggaatgaagttactggaactttaacggcaacttcaaaaatattgattggatttattgctcaaattcacttcaacgcgaacgtcagattggtttctgtaccaacagcgtcttgttgcttaaactcgggacatgtgtatcaatgtgcgttcaaaagaagggcatgtgtaagagcttgttaccaactacatccaaatgtctctcttttgtttagtcaaatggttattagtcccacttcaagacaaaagactctaccttaagagcttcgtttgagtaaacatgaatgaactcgcgataccactcaacatggattttgtcgggacccagcgttaatctccttatcatattattttgaaactagctaggccctatacgtttcaattaatattcttacaatagttataggcctatatatatatataatattatttaataaaggcttgTCGGCTTTGTCAattccatattccaatttacttcgcaaagcctaatgaaatacatattctttatttctttccctccttctgaatctctctccccttccctcctgtttccccttccctacattctccttattttccctccttctccctctatctgtactcgctctctcaaacttgaccctcctataattacccactcgcactcctgtttccccctccccagtgattttgtcagggtttttctgttaggagggcgtgggccgattctcaaagggaaacgtttttacaaaaatgggcttaaaatggtagaaaaaggcctaaaagcgtaaaatatcacggcggccagcatccaaaagggaagggtcaagaaggaagagaagatgtcccacgggggagccccccccccttggctaccagcaaagcacctccctgtccacttccaatgccctccccctcctcctccctaccccctctctctctctctcttaccaggcacaacctatgacatgcagaaaaaggcctaaaagcgtaaaatatcacggcggccagcatccaaaagggaagggtcaagaaggaagagaagatgtcccacgggggagcccccccccccttggctaccagcaaagcacctccctgtccacttccaatgccctccctctcctcctccctacccccctctctctctctctctcttaccaggcacaacctatgacatgcagaaaaaggcctaaaagcgtaaaatatcacggcggccagcatccaaaagggaagggtcaagaaggaagagaagatgtcccacgggaatgttatgcacctgctttactcttccagaagtatcgtacactgctggctcaagtaaaaccagaccattttacgggaacttaatccccttggcgttgaagtcaagccaaaaacttggttccgcaagctgatttggtgtacgtcatgagcacacacaaaattatatatcaagtgtgacgtttggaacaaaatttattttgatttaattcaatcagtaattttcagcaacatgtagcatgtttttacccaaaccaaattagatttccaataattggtctattaactagataatacataagtggtaattatgtagtctatgaggaaataggcaaactattgttctaaagtatgacgtatttcatcataatttacggcacactatagattctcgcgttaactttaacttcaagtgGCTTTAATGGcatagtggttttgaatacataatcctctataatcctctagacgttaaagttaaagttaaagtaacttcattccgcaaggtctctaataacacaagtatactttacttttactgtctttaattatataaactctttatgaccattttactattaattataatacacatcagtataattttgagttccaacaggatgcgttcatcatgattaataataacatatttttatttaaatcaaagtTCGACAATGCATAGTCTATGTTTTGATatgaattgacctttttggtaaatcccataagcctttgcgaataCACCTGAGATTTGATGTCACGCCGACTTGCGCAGTGACGATGTTCGGTAAACAatatgcgcatcggcgcagatcggcgtgacgtcaaatgacgagttgaAATGACAGCCATTTTGGTGGACAGTTCAATGTGATAgagacaggtctctagttcgattccgcAACCATTCACAGATACCCATCACATgtttgtattatcatgcgaataaCTCAGTGGGTGCCTCCTGGTGGacacaattttatttaaatgaggatgagtgaCGTAGTATTTGGCAGGGTCTTTATGTAGCACTTACTTTATCTCATCAACACCACTCGATTTGTCATCTTTAAAGAACTTGCCCTTGCCACGCTCCCACAGAGTCTCGCCCTCATTAGCAGCGTTCGTTCCCGTCTGCATGTCTTGACACGGATGCATTTCGGCTTTCAAACCCGAGGCTATCAGCATCCCGGCTAATTTCTGAAACGCTGaaaaatcatcattatcaccaccatcatcatcattattatgattatcatcatcatgatcatcgtcgtcatcatcatcatgatcatcatcatcatcgtcatctgcCATCGTCATTTCTCAAGCACTGaaaggcacggttgtttgatgtatatagaattggcttcattattaactaaatgcaaactatagatggcgctatttaacctaaatcatatttctttatctGCAAGGTgtaggtgatcaatactgcctttaaaacagatggtataggtgaaacaagcagcaacgaaattttataaacatatttcatcaaaaaataaaagaaattgtttgtattaaaagcttgaaagggtaattttcagtaactaaatagcgccaccaattttgttataaatatatacattctacatcctatttttttttaatgctgtaaaagtgaataattgtgtaaaagaggggaaatttaaaggtgaaaatgactcaaaagcatctgtatacattagcatgataagCTCATTTGATAAAactgttttaaatgttttttaaaaaaaaaagaagatccaTAGATGGACGAACATGGCATGCATTTgcacgaaaatggcaaaattggtcCGGCAACCTTTTTGACATTCGAGGTCATATCTTTATAATTGCTTTATCAATTGAACTCTGGTTTCCTGTAAATTATAGGTAAAGGGTGAGATAAACACTGAATGATGCATGTATACTGAATGATATATATTGACCCCCGTGCATTACAATATGATATATGACATGAATTTATTGGCACAAAATCGCGGCCCGGAAGCCgaattacattgtacacaaagtataagcaaaaaaacaacaatgagAAAAGCAGTATAATATATAACAACATAATtaataaatataaacaacaaatgagGTCAGAACTCAAGGCAGCCAAAAAGAAACAGGATCCACAGCAAAGCAATGCAAGGGATGAACCAGGATTAGGGTGGGTTGCTGTTTAGAGGCCTAACAAAGTAAGAAACTGGACTCCTAGCAAACCTGTCAGTACGGGCACGGAGTTGGGAGAGATTGGCATTGTTTCTTAATTGTCTACCATGAGCCTGACCTCTTCTGTGAGGAAGCAACTTGGTGGTCCGATCACACTTGGACAATGTACGAGCAAATTTAATAAGGCAATGTTGCTCCCTCCTATCACACAGCTTATCAAGATTACACACAACAAGAGCATTGTCATAAGATACATAATTGGACCCAAGGATAATTCTCAGAGCTCTTTTCTGAGAATCCTTCCGAGGACCTGAAAAAATGACGAAATTTTTACaagttcaaatgtgtgtgtgtgtgtgtgtcctcggtgTGTTGTCATGTCACGTGCTCAAGAAGTAGGTAATACCGAACAAATTTAATTCCGGTTAACGCTGCGAGGACGTTAAGCTGTACCGTGGGTAGTAGGATATGAGACCTCATTTTTCGCCGTTTAACGAGATTTCCGTAGCGAGACGCGTGTTTAGGTCCTCGGTAACCGCGAAGTCCTCGGTGTATCGGTGTGTTGTTAAGTAAGAGTCCTCGGAAGTATTTGTAATGTACACGCATTTTAACCTCTCACCACATTCGTTAGAGCTTGCTTTTATGGGAAATCTGTACAACAATGTtctcgataaggcgttcgaccatggagtgagaggttgcgggttcgaaccctggcggtgcctagtacggtctcgtgaaaaaaaattgagttgaaattcccctggatggaagtaactgctaattgtctcgttgtaacccgtacgaaactcggggagctgatcctggttgcgatggtaatttgtgaaatgtctagggtgtgccctcttgaagcagcaaagtccctgatttgtttttaaatggtttatggaatgaagtGGACTgttgtggtcagcgacaacctttaAAGTGTGCTGACGCTTGTCGATCAACGTATAGGCATTGTGCCTGCGCGTAGCGCActgtaaatcactgcgctttttttttattcattgtgTTCTCCATgtataatataatgtaaattgtatatttgatcgaaaaaaaaaagtagatgggtAGAAACAAGAGATGCAATGCAATTAGGCTAACGTTGATGTTAATTGTTTATTGTGCTTCAGAGTAAGGCATTTGTAGTATAACGTAAAGGAACTcctattattaaataaataaataaataaataaataaataaataaataaataaataaataaataaataaataaataaataaataaataaaaggtttCGCGAAAATAAACAGcagttttgctttatattttacctTCTCGTCCCTCAATTATTGGTGCATTTGGTGGACATATTTTGCAATCTTCAGTGTACAATTCGGCCATACCTTTGGCATCACCGCTGTTGAACAACTCGCACCAGCGTGCTTTCGCTTCATGAATTTCAGCACCTGATAAATGAAGAGATAAGCAGGAAAAGGATTGATTCAAAATGGATGATTTGCAATGTCTAGTCTAGACGAACGAATCCCACTTACTTAAAGTTACTTatgttgcttgcttgcttacttgcttagtattgattgattatttagttacagtggcgtagctagaggttgtggcgcccagggctaaagatacctcatttgtttgactCGAAATTCAAAGGGGACAATTTTGATCAATGAAAACTaatatttaaataggaatctattctttatgcaaatttctttttattgcttTAACCGAAATAATCTTAGTTTTTAACAAGAAGAGTGCTTAAAAAGGACAAGCTCACGTGTAGGAAGCAATTTTATTGTGAATAATATGACGTAGGGGGTGATTGTTAGGAATAACTACTTAATTTCACTAGTGAAAGTTGTTATACCTATTTTGGCCTAAAGGTCAATGTCAGAATTGGACCAAGTTCATTCTCATATCAACTAATGCATTTGTTTTTAAGGTTGTTTTTAAGCGGAAAAACAgcggcatgatcgacgggaattataaaaataaacattatttttcatcaggttcgccgtcgtaAATGATAAAGGAGACGAGGAGAAAAAGTGATcacgcctgggaatcgaacccaggacctcgggtttacgagacctacgccttaaccacttggccacgggagtttcatgattaggctggttgaaattcgaacccataagcggtcacttaaacttatctcctccccgcaaatagcccatagtagttagggccgtaaatgcgagaaataaattgccatcctccctgtgaggaaatattccacgaaaaaacagtggcatgatcgacgggaattataatgtttgttgtttttaagcttGTTTTTAAGGTTTTTAGCATGCCAGTTAGTTACAATTATTACTCGAGTGCAGCGTTCAGTCAAGACAGCTGCATTATTATGTTCATACACCCCAAGTAGATCGATTAAGGACAGACCCTCATCAGATTTAAAGGGGAAATCAGAATACTAAGCGCCCGCCCTAATAAGTGTCCGTCCCCAAACAGGTGAGACGCATGTCCATTTTGGGTGAGCTTCCAAACTGGCTGCCTTTGGAGTCGTAAAGCTATAGAATTTCAGAATTAAAAAGATCGCATATTCCCGTACAAACTATTTTACACTCCCCTCCCTGGTTAATGCTATTTTATGTCACTAAATTTATATAGAACTATTATGTTTCTTACCTGCCATTTCGATAGATATAATGTTGCACGACAACTACAAAGTACAGGCTAGTTACTATCCGCACGCGCTTTGTATTACACAAGCATGGTAAGAATTACTACctattcagaaaaatacagcactaattttgttggattaaaaaaaatcctgttttgtcaaatgaaacatagttttcatttggcaaacaggataatatttttttaattccaaaaaattagtgctgtgcttttctggaatagggagtaatatAGACACATACTATAAGCCTGTTAACCGGTCCATATGACTGAACATTTACTAAAGATCTTTGCTGCATGACAGCATTGACCGCTTTTCTTGAatagtgttatcatggttatgggctATATACCCATGCATATCATATCGGACATCAATTTGTGACCCGTTTTACTAGGACAGTCAAGGTGATATGTTATTGCGGGGTAATTGGCaacattacactatttttgcccaaaatcaaaatgcttaaccctaacaggacggtatactacaaaatactacttgatatatgcgctgttcgtgcatgcatcccacgtggtgtgatgacgcaatcgccctaagtgatacataagcacggtttcgctggccagcgaagcccaagacccgtggcaaagtgtcgccgacccagtgcctggcatgcgaggggtctcgggttcgaatcccacccagatcaaacaacttctttccttcttttctctctttattccttccgtCTTTCCCTtgccgtcgccaaaaagcccttaggcggttagggttaatcggTTAAAAAGAAGGAGCTGGCTTGCCCGGCAAAGCTGTCTGGGGCCACCCTGCCCTCACCTCATAAGCAGCTGGTTGTAGCgatgccccccacacacacacccctacacgccTTCACCGACAACCGTGGACCCTTATTGTTtgtgtggttgttaacagtgaaaccgtggacccacacacacagacatatcataatccaaacgTGGACTTCTTTGATATTTAACCGCTAACCGTGgtcctggtattacacctaccatagaggaccctaccccatatgcaaagttatgctgtATAGCACCCTCTGCCGCTGTCCTACGACCGTGGACGTCCAAGTTTCGCAGTTTATGGTTTTTCACTACATAAGTGTGGACTCAAAGTCCacgtttgtaggtgaaaacaagcGCGC is a window of Amphiura filiformis chromosome 2, Afil_fr2py, whole genome shotgun sequence DNA encoding:
- the LOC140146222 gene encoding uncharacterized protein isoform X1, which encodes MAGAEIHEAKARWCELFNSGDAKGMAELYTEDCKICPPNAPIIEGREAFQKLAGMLIASGLKAEMHPCQDMQTGTNAANEGETLWERGKGKFFKDDKSSGVDEIKYMVIWKRVNGSLKLYTEMWNVDQ
- the LOC140146222 gene encoding uncharacterized protein isoform X2, with translation MAGAEIHEAKARWCELFNSGDAKAFQKLAGMLIASGLKAEMHPCQDMQTGTNAANEGETLWERGKGKFFKDDKSSGVDEIKYMVIWKRVNGSLKLYTEMWNVDQ